A stretch of Cucumis sativus cultivar 9930 chromosome 2, Cucumber_9930_V3, whole genome shotgun sequence DNA encodes these proteins:
- the LOC101220795 gene encoding probable 1-acyl-sn-glycerol-3-phosphate acyltransferase 4 produces MDVSTPLQSDNTQKHKSLSPVRLMRGVICLAVFLSTAFMFLVYFAPVVSISLRLFSLHYSRKGTSILFGFWLALWPFLFEVINGTKVVFYGDDIPANERVLLIANHRTEVDWMYLWDLALRKGSLGCIKYILKSSLMKLPLFGWGFHILEFIPVERKWEIDEPVMCQRLSTFKNRRDPLWLAVFPEGTDFTEAKCKKSQAYAAEVGLPVLKNVLLPKARGFCACLQTLRGSLDAVYDLTIAYKDQCPTFMDNVFGIGPSEVHIHIQRIPVGEIIPASDEGASAWLMDKFKLKDHLLTYFTANGYFPESREEEKLSDFQCTMNFILVVSVTAIFACLTLYSYWSRVYVVLSCICLASVTYLRVQPEQDLGVLISTFISKKQSIE; encoded by the exons ATGGATGTTTCTACGCCTCTGCAGTCTGATAAtacacaaaaacataaatctcTTAGTCCTGTTAGGCTAATGAGAGGGGTGATTTGTTTAGCGGTGTTTCTATCAACTGCTTTCATGTTCTTAGTGTATTTTGCGCCTGTAGTTAGTATCTCTTTGCGCCTTTTTAGCTTGCATTACAGTAGGAAGGGCACTTCCATTCTATTTGGTTTCTGGCTGGCCCTGTGGCCCTTTCTGTTTGAAGTGATAAATGGGACTAAAGTTGTCTTCTATGGGGATGATATACCAGCAAATGAACGTGTTTTACTAATTGCCAACCACAGAACTGAAGTTGATTGGATGTATTTGTGGGACCTTGCATTGCGAAAAGGGTCCTTAGGCTGCATCAAATACATCCTTAAAAGCAGCTTAATGAAGCTGCCTCTTTTTGGTTGGGGATTCCACATTTTGGAGTTCATTCCTGTTGAAAGGAAATGGGAAATCGACGAACCGGTTATGTGCCAAAGACTTTCAACGTTTAAAAATCGTCGAGATCCCTTGTGGCTTGCTGTTTTTCCTGAGGGAACCGACTTTAC GGAGGCAAAATGCAAGAAGAGTCAAGCATATGCTGCTGAAGTTGGACTTCCAGTGCTGAAAAACGTTTTACTTCCGAAAGCAAGAGGTTTTTGTGCTTGCTTACAAACCCTACGAGGTTCGCTTGATGCTG TGTATGATCTGACTATTGCCTACAAGGATCAGTGCCCTACCTTTATGGATAATGTCTTCGGCATCGGTCCTTCCGAAGTTCACATTCATATTCAACGAATCCCTGTTGGTGAGATCATCCCCGCATCAGATGAAGGTGCTTCTGCTTGGTTAATGGATAAATTCAAGCTCAAGGATCACTTGCTCACATATTTCACTGCCAATGGCTATTTCCCCGAGtcaagagaagaagaaaaactttcTGACTTCCAGTGCACAATGAACTTCATACTGGTTGTTTCCGTGACAGCCATATTTGCTTGCCTTACTTTGTATTCATATTGGTCCAGAGTTTATGTAGTTTTATCTTGTATATGTCTTGCTTCCGTTACATATCTCAGAGTACAACCAGAGCAAGATTTAGGGGTTTTGATATCAACGTTCATTAGCAAGAAACAAAGCATTGAATAA
- the LOC101217702 gene encoding leishmanolysin homolog — protein MEETIRCSLCAARKFDAKIRFTVVVFEILLLLALDVAYAKSEDRQLERGAESIVSHACIHDQILEQKRRPGLKVYSVTPQVYDVSGTAKPIHRKGRALLGISEESDQQKSAKQPIRIYLNYDAVGHSPERDCQKVGDIVKLGEPPVTSSFLGSPSCNPHNNPPISGDCWYNCTLDDISGKDKRHRLHKALGQTADWFRRALAVEPVKGNLRLSGYSACGQDGGVQLPREYVEEGIPNADLVLLVTTRPTTGNTLAWAVACERDQWGRAIAGHVNVAPRHLTAEAETLLSATLIHEVMHVLGFDPHAFAHFRDERKRRRSQVTEQVLDERLGRTVTRVVLPRVVMHSRYHYGAFSENFTGLELEDGGGRGTSGSHWEKRLLMNEIMTGSVDTRSVVSKMTLALLEDSGWYQANYSMADRLDWGHNQGNDFVTSPCNLWKGAYHCNTTQLSGCTYNREAEGYCPIVSYSGDLPQWARYFPQPNKGGQSSLADYCTYFVAYSDGSCTDTNSARAPDRMLGEVRGSNSRCMASSLVRTGFVRGSMTQGNGCYQHRCINNSLEVAVDGMWKVCPEAGGPVQFPGFNGELVCPAYHELCSKDSVSVPGKCPNTCNFNGDCVDGKCFCFLGFHGHDCSKRSCPNNCSDHGRCLSNGLCECGNGYTGIDCSTAICDEQCSLHGGVCDNGICEFRCSDYAGYSCQNSSRLISSLSVCKNVMQRDMTGQHCAPSEPSILQQLEEVVVMPNYHRLFPGGARKLFNIFGGSYCDAAAKQLACWISIQKCDQDGDNRLRVCHSACQSYNLACGASLDCSDQTLFSSEEEGEGQCTGSGEIKLSWFNRLRSNLFVSNSTSKGGRFVK, from the exons ATGGAGGAGACGATTCGGTGTAGTCTATGTGCTGCTCGTAAATTTGATGCTAAGATCCGCTTCACCGTTGTTGTATTTGAG ATTTTGCTTCTTCTGGCTTTGGATGTTGCGTATGCAAAATCTGAAGATCGCCAGTTGGAAAGGGGAGCTGAAAGCATTGTTTCACACGCCTGCATCCATGACCAGATACTAGAGCAAAAAAGGCGGCCTGGGCTCAAGGTATACTCCGTTACACCACAAGTTTATGACGTCTCTGGTACTGCAAAACCCATTCATAGAAAGGGTAGAGCATTGCTTGGAATTTCAGAAGAATCAGATCAGCAAAAAAGTGCAAAACAACCTATCAGAATATATCTTAATTATGATGCTGTCGGTCACTCACCTGAAAGAGATTGCCAAAAAGTTGGCGACATTGTGAAG CTGGGAGAACCTCCTGTCACTAGTTCCTTTTTGGGCTCTCCTTCTTGCAATCCTCATAACAATCCTCCAATTTCGGGAGACTGCTGGTATAATTGCACATTGGATGATATATCGGGCAAGGACAAAAGGCATCGACTGCACAAG GCTTTAGGTCAGACAGCAGATTGGTTTAGAAGAGCATTAGCTGTTGAACCCGTGAAAGGGAACTTGCGTCTAAGTGGATATTCTGCTTGTGGACAGGATGGTGGTGTGCAACTACCACGTGAATATGTCGAAG AGGGTATTCCCAATGCAGACTTGGTTCTTTTAGTGACTACAAGGCCTACCACTGGGAACACACTTGCTTGGGCTGTTGCATGTGAACGAGATCAATGGGGTCGTGCAATTGCAg GACATGTGAATGTTGCACCTCGGCATTTGACTGCTGAAGCAGAAACCTTACTATCAGCTACTCTTATACATGAG GTTATGCACGTCCTTGGTTTTGATCCACATGCTTTCGCCCATTTTAGAGATGAGAGGAAAAGAAGGCGTAGTCAG GTAACAGAACAGGTCTTGGATGAAAGACTTGGGCGCACAGTGACTCGTGTGGTGCTACCACGTGTTGTTATGCATTCAAGATATCATTATGGG GCATTTTCAGAGAACTTCACAGGTTTAGAGCTTGAAGATGGAGGTGGACGTGGCACTTCAG GATCTCACTGGGAGAAAAGGCTTCTGATGAATGAAATTATGACTGGTTCAGTTGATACAAGATCTGTAGTTTCGAAAATGACTCTGGCTTTATTGGAAGATAGTGGATGGTACCAGGCCAACTATAGCATGGCAGATCGTCTTGATTGGGGTCACAATCAGGGAAATGATTTTGTCACTTCCCCCTGCAATCTATGGAAGGGGGCATACCATTGCAACACAACACAGTTGTCAGGATGTACATATAATAGGGAGGCAGAGGGTTACTGTCCAATTGTTAGCTATAGTGGGGATCTCCCTCAATGGGCTCGATATTTTCCACAACCTAACAAAG GGGGACAATCGTCATTGGCCGATTATTGCACTTACTTTGTGGCTTACTCAGATGGGTCGTGCACTGACACCAACAGTGCACGTGCACCTGACAGAATGTTGGGTGAAGTACGGGGAAGTAACTCAAG GTGTATGGCCTCTTCACTTGTGAGGACTGGATTTGTAAGAGGTTCCATGACCCAAGGAAACGGTTGTTATCAGCATCGGTGCATTAACAATTCATTGGAG GTGGCTGTCGATGGTATGTGGAAAGTTTGCCCTGAAGCTGGTGGACCAGTTCAGTTTCCTGGCTTCAATG GTGAATTGGTCTGCCCTGCATATCATGAACTTTGTAGCAAAGACTCGGTTTCAGTGCCTGGAAAGTGCCCCAATACTTGCAATTTCAATGGAGATTGTGTGGATGGGAAGTGTTTTTGCTTTCTAGGCTTTCATGGACATGATTGTAGCAAAC GATCTTGTCCCAACAACTGTAGTGATCATGGAAGGTGTCTTTCTAATGGACTTTGTGAATGTGGAAATGGTTACACTGGCATTGACTGCTCCACTG CTATTTGTGATGAGCAATGTAGCCTTCATGGTGGTGTCTGTGATAATGGCATTTGTGAGTTCCGTTGTTCGGATTACGCTGGATATTCGTGCCAGAATAGCTCTAGGCTTATATCAAGTCTCTCCGTCTGCAAAAATGTAATGCAAAGGGATATGACTGGCCAACACTGTGCACCAAGTGAACCGAGTATACTACAGCAACTCGAGGAAGTTGTTGTCATGCCAAATTACCACCGTTTGTTTCCAGGTGGTGCCCGGAAACTTTTTAACATCTTTGGTGGTAGCTACTGTGATGCAGCTGCCAAGCAGTTGGCTTGCTGG ATTTCCATACAAAAGTGTGATCAAGATGGTGACAACAGACTCCGAGTATGCCATTCTGCTTGTCAGTCATACAATCTAGCTTGTGGGGCATCACTCGACTGCTCTGATCAGACCCTTTTCAGCAGCGAGGAGGAAGGTGAAGGGCAATGTACTGGCTCCGGTGAAATCAAATTGTCGTGGTTTAATCGATTGCGGAGTAACTTATTCGTAAGTAACAGCACCTCAAAAGGAGGGAGGTTTGTAAAATAG
- the LOC101218182 gene encoding elongation of fatty acids protein 3-like produces MPTVPLFRYWLSEHSSIVNFRWSHTQSWGSTWSFLVFAVTLYILAAVFLRLLLIILRRPRPVPLGPVPAIHSLSMAVISVVIFTGMLLSTAAEIRDTRWLWRRSRTRTNPFQWLLCFPIGTRPSGRVFFWSYVFYLSRFLHLLRTFFTVLRRRRLPFFHLFNQSILILTSFLWLEFSQSFQILAILSTTLLHALVYGYRFLTVVGFPAASFPFVLNCQAALLSCNLLCHFGVFSFHVLKGGCNGIGAWACNSVLNSAILLLFVKFYKESRSDLIYKKPTKF; encoded by the coding sequence ATGCCGACGGTTCCGCTGTTTCGATACTGGCTATCGGAGCATTCTTCTATTGTCAATTTCCGATGGAGCCACACCCAATCATGGGGCTCCACCTGGTCTTTTCTCGTTTTCGCTGTCACGCTTTACATCCTCGCCGCCGTATTTCTCCGTCTTTTATTGATCATCCTCCGCCGTCCACGTCCTGTCCCACTTGGTCCGGTTCCGGCTATCCATAGTCTCTCCATGGCTGTAATCTCGGTTGTTATCTTCACCGGAATGCTCCTCTCGACTGCGGCGGAGATTCGTGACACACGGTGGCTCTGGCGACGGAGTAGAACGAGAACCAATCCATTTCAGTGGctgctttgttttccaatTGGCACACGTCCTTCAGGACGCGTGTTCTTCTGGTCGTATGTTTTTTACCTCTCTCGATTCCTCCATCTCCTCCGTACCTTTTTCACCGTCCTCCGCCGCCGTCGCCTCCCATTTTTCCACCTATTTAACCAATCCATTCTCATTCTCACTTCCTTTCTTTGGCTCGAATTCTCACAGTCGTTTCAAATTCTTGCCATTCTCTCCACCACGCTCCTCCATGCCCTTGTCTACGGCTACCGATTTTTAACCGTCGTGGGGTTTCCGGCCGCCTCCTTCCCGTTCGTACTCAATTGCCAAGCTGCTCTGCTTTCTTGCAACTTACTCTGCCATTTTGGGGTGTTTTCGTTTCACGTTTTGAAAGGAGGGTGCAATGGCATTGGAGCTTGGGCGTGCAACTCCGTGCTTAATTCCGCCATTCTTTTGCTGTTCGTGAAATTCTACAAGGAAAGTCGATCGGATTTGATTTATAAGAAACCAACgaaattttga
- the LOC101217945 gene encoding pathogenesis-related thaumatin-like protein 3.5, translated as MASPSSFFLLLVVLSLGNLAFATVFTLQNHCSYTLWPGTLSGNGAAVLGDGGFPLAPGASVQLPAPPGWSGRFWARTGCDFDGSGNGKCQTGDCGGTLKCNGGGLPPVTLAEFTIGSSSGNMDFYDISLVDGYNVGMGVRANGGTGDCQYAGCVSDVNGICPSELQVTNSGSVVACKSACAAFNTPEFCCTNDHSTPQTCPPTKYSEMFKNACPSAYSYAYDDASSTCTCTGSDYLISFCPSG; from the exons ATGGCTTCCCCatcaagtttttttcttctgctaGTTGTGTTGTCTCTTG GAAATTTGGCTTTTGCGACTGTTTTTACGCTTCAGAATCATTGCAGCTATACACTATGGCCGGGAACACTCTCAGGCAATGGCGCAGCAGTTCTTGGCGACGGCGGATTCCCTCTAGCTCCCGGTGCGTCGGTGCAATTGCCTGCTCCCCCGGGCTGGTCCGGGAGGTTCTGGGCAAGAACTGGCTGCGACTTCGATGGCTCTGGCAATGGGAAATGCCAGACGGGTGACTGCGGCGGCACACTTAAATGCAACGGCGGTGGCCTGCCACCCGTCACGCTGGCGGAGTTCACTATCGGCTCAAGCAGTGGCAACATGGATTTCTACGACATTAGCCTCGTCGACGGCTACAATGTGGGTATGGGCGTCCGAGCAAACGGAGGCACCGGCGACTGCCAGTACGCCGGTTGCGTCTCGGACGTGAATGGAATCTGCCCGTCGGAGTTGCAGGTGACTAATTCGGGCTCCGTGGTGGCCTGTAAGAGCGCTTGCGCCGCTTTCAATACGCCGGAATTTTGCTGCACCAATGATCACTCAACGCCGCAGACATGCCCTCCGACGAAGTACTCAGAGATGTTCAAGAACGCCTGTCCGTCGGCTTACAGCTATGCATACGACGACGCTTCTAGCACATGCACATGTACCGGCTCCGATTACCTCATTAGCTTTTGCCCCTCCGGTTGA
- the LOC101221027 gene encoding E3 ubiquitin ligase rnf-5: MESGFGESTSRQPQSPSCSDNNGDASNFECNICLDLAQDPIVTLCGHLFCWPCLYKWLHIHSHPQECPVCKAIIEEQKLVPLYGRGKTSTDPRSKSIPGINIPNRPAGQRPEAAGPPPEPNPFPHNGFGFMGGLGGFAPMASTRFGNFTLSAAFGGLVPSLFNFQMHGYADPSMYGAGANFPYGFPNMFHGSHGHAHGYYHQLRQGQQDYYLKRLLFLIGFFVLLALIWQ; the protein is encoded by the coding sequence ATGGAAAGCGGGTTTGGGGAATCGACGAGTAGGCAACCTCAAAGTCCTTCTTGTTCAGATAACAATGGTGATGCGAGTAATTTTGAGTGCAATATTTGCCTGGATTTAGCTCAAGATCCTATTGTAACCTTATGTGGTCATCTTTTCTGTTGGCCATGTCTTTATAAGTGGCTGCACATTCATTCTCATCCCCAGGAATGTCCAGTTTGCAAGGCTATCATTGAAGAGCAAAAATTGGTTCCTTTATATGGTAGGGGAAAGACATCGACTGACCCGAGATCGAAAAGTATTCCTGGAATTAATATCCCTAATCGTCCTGCGGGACAGAGACCTGAAGCAGCAGGTCCTCCTCCAGAACCAAATCCTTTTCCTCACAATGGGTTTGGATTCATGGGAGGACTTGGAGGGTTCGCCCCAATGGCATCGACGAGGTTTGGCAATTTTACTTTGTCTGCAGCTTTTGGTGGTCTCGTCCCATCTTTATTCAACTTTCAGATGCATGGATATGCAGATCCAAGCATGTATGGTGCAGGCGCTAACTTTCCTTACGGGTTTCCTAACATGTTTCATGGTAGCCATGGTCACGCCCATGGATACTATCACCAGCTTCGTCAAGGTCAGCAAGATTACTATTTGAAGCGCCTGCTTTTCcttattggtttttttgttcttcttgcCCTAATCTGGCAATAG